One window from the genome of Penaeus monodon isolate SGIC_2016 unplaced genomic scaffold, NSTDA_Pmon_1 PmonScaffold_9817, whole genome shotgun sequence encodes:
- the LOC119572136 gene encoding cuticle protein AMP1A-like: MKFLIFACVATVAVAAPQYSYGVPAESSEEIAAPQTSYGAPRAASSEEVEFVPILKDDRVHEEDGTYNFDFEAANGIRFSQAGSPDGDEDAVIKAGEYSYTAPDGTEVHVKYVADENGFQPQSDVLPVAPAFPHPIPQFVLDQIAFAAEEDAAAARAAEEDSDEVAAPSTLYGRPN; this comes from the exons ATGAAGTTC CTGATCTTCGCCTGTGTTGCCACTGTGGCCGTCGCCGCTCCCCAGTACAGCTATGGGGTTCCTGCTGAGTCTAGCGAGGAAATCGCTGCTCCCCAGACCAGCTATGGTGCTCCTCGTGCTGCGTCCAGCGAGGAAGTTGAGTTCGTGCCAATCCTCAAGGACGACCGCGTTCACGAGGAAGACGGAACTTACAACTTCGACTTCGAAGCTGCCAACGGCATCCGTTTCTCCCAGGCTGGATCCCCCGACGGAGATGAGGACGCTGTGATCAAGGCTGGAGAATACTC ATACACTGCTCCCGACGGCACTGAGGTCCATGTCAAGTACGTGGCTGACGAAAACGGCTTCCAGCCCCAGTCCGATGTCCTCCCCGTGGCCCCCGCGTTCCCCCAcccgatccctcagttcgtcctcgaccagatcgccttcgccgccgaGGAAGACGCCGCCGCCGCTCGCGCCGCTGAGGAAGATTCCGACGAAGTTGCCGCCCCATCCACTCTCTACGGCCGCCCCAACTAA